A window of the Branchiibius hedensis genome harbors these coding sequences:
- a CDS encoding alpha-hydroxy acid oxidase, translating to MPLVEGSLEASAKAALDPDVWHYVNRGAGGDVSVDEATAAWRRYRFRPRVLRDVRRVETDLDLFGHWRTPIGIAPSAFHRLYTPDGELATAAAALACGAPMVLSSRTTTRLEEVAAVINGPWWFQVYVMREPSITAATVRRARDAGASALVLTGDTPYVGYVPPTGTARPLPLTDELALANVAEHLPAAGVDDIWELIDQDAGITTDTIGWLANESGLPVIVKGILRGDEAVRCVEAGASGVWVSNHGGRQLDRALPTAQALPDVVNAIAGQVPVIVDGGIRCGADALAALALGASAVFLGRPVIWGLATDGQAGAERVVAAVTDQLRHAMGLAGAVDLAGLDPSLVLRVSAG from the coding sequence ATGCCACTAGTGGAGGGGAGTCTGGAGGCCAGCGCGAAGGCCGCGCTTGACCCTGACGTCTGGCACTACGTCAACCGAGGGGCCGGAGGCGACGTCTCCGTCGACGAAGCGACCGCTGCCTGGCGGCGGTACCGCTTCCGCCCCCGTGTCCTGCGCGACGTACGCCGGGTCGAAACTGATCTCGACCTCTTCGGTCATTGGCGTACGCCGATCGGTATCGCCCCCAGCGCATTCCACCGCCTCTACACCCCCGATGGTGAACTCGCTACTGCCGCAGCGGCGCTCGCGTGCGGTGCACCCATGGTCCTCTCGAGCCGAACCACGACGCGTCTGGAGGAGGTCGCTGCCGTCATCAACGGGCCGTGGTGGTTCCAGGTCTACGTCATGCGGGAGCCGAGCATCACTGCTGCCACGGTACGGCGAGCGCGCGACGCGGGAGCCAGCGCTCTGGTGCTCACGGGTGACACGCCGTACGTCGGATATGTCCCACCGACGGGCACGGCCCGCCCGCTCCCGCTCACCGACGAACTCGCGCTGGCCAACGTGGCCGAGCACCTACCGGCGGCAGGTGTCGACGACATCTGGGAGTTGATCGACCAGGACGCGGGTATCACCACGGACACGATCGGCTGGCTGGCAAACGAGTCGGGGCTGCCGGTGATCGTCAAAGGGATCCTGCGCGGCGACGAGGCGGTCCGCTGCGTGGAAGCAGGAGCCAGCGGCGTGTGGGTGAGCAACCACGGCGGTCGCCAGCTGGACCGCGCGCTACCGACCGCGCAAGCCTTGCCGGACGTCGTAAACGCCATCGCCGGGCAGGTGCCGGTTATCGTCGACGGTGGAATCCGTTGCGGCGCAGATGCATTGGCTGCTCTGGCCCTCGGCGCGAGTGCGGTGTTCCTCGGCCGACCGGTCATCTGGGGCCTGGCCACCGACGGCCAGGCGGGCGCCGAGCGCGTCGTGGCCGCAGTAACCGACCAGCTGCGGCACGCGATGGGCCTGGCTGGCGCCGTCGATCTGGCCGGACTGGATCCCAGTCTGGTGCTCAGGGTTTCTGCGGGCTGA
- a CDS encoding GNAT family N-acetyltransferase: MTDYPQHWEADVVLRDGSVAQVRPIKPSDDDALRAFHDAQSPESTYLRFFAPMKHLSDKDVHRFTHVDYINRVALVLRSGERLVGVGRFDRFDDGRKAEVAFNVSDSFQGRGVGSVLLEHLAAIGLELGVEEFVADVLPQNTKMLSVFTEAGYAVNRAFEDGVVALSFPIEPTSASRQVVVAREQRAEATSLRALLSPASVAVVGVSEKPDRLGRRVWQQVADGGYTGELFAVNSSVHEAISGVTIYQRVTDLPHPVDLVVIAVPAAATLAVIDDCAKLGVRSVTVLSEGFAEAGAAGVKLQRELLRRARNGGMRVLGPNSFGLINAETPIRLNASLADRLPDPGGLGLFSQSGALGVAVLDFAQLRGLSISQFVNAGNRVDVSGNDVMQYWIEHDETTLVGLYLESVGNPRKFSRIARRLSERKPVIVIKPGTSAYGVPAGHRVRGTQADPKAFQAMLDQAGVIRVDDLHRMFDVAQLLLHQPAPRGQRVAIVGNSDALGAIAADTAVSHGLEVTRGPVNLPAEAALEDMREALRDAFADVSVDAVVTNFMRQQQGDGQAVAAMLAEVSSISEKPCVTTILGVQGVSESLAAGTLEDGSRRVVPAYPLPEDAVRALALAARRSDWTAADRGELVLPEGIDTDAAHALIDRVLEESPQGRDLSTDEVHELLAAYGITVWPAQPVDSAAQAEVAAKDIGYPVVVKSVSPRVRSQTITAVRADLRHKVAVRDAWSALHEALSPTGDAQLVVQHMATPGVACVVESGEDPLFGPVLRFAISGAPEEMGDVGYRIPPLTGGDVRDLIDSVRAAPLLHNVGGGGAIDRAALEDLIARVAVLADQLPQVASLRLSPVNTHPGGVDVLDAHCAVAPPQSRQDTGRRALSAG, encoded by the coding sequence ATGACTGACTACCCCCAGCACTGGGAGGCCGATGTTGTCCTGCGGGACGGCTCGGTCGCCCAGGTGCGGCCGATCAAGCCGTCCGACGATGACGCGCTGCGCGCGTTCCACGACGCCCAGTCGCCGGAGTCCACCTACCTACGCTTCTTCGCGCCGATGAAGCATCTGTCCGACAAGGACGTGCACCGCTTCACCCACGTCGACTACATCAATCGTGTCGCGCTGGTGCTGCGCAGCGGCGAGCGGCTGGTGGGCGTGGGACGGTTCGACCGTTTCGACGACGGCCGCAAGGCCGAGGTGGCGTTCAACGTCTCCGATTCCTTCCAGGGTCGCGGAGTCGGGTCCGTGCTGCTGGAGCACCTGGCCGCCATCGGTCTGGAACTCGGCGTGGAGGAATTCGTCGCCGACGTCCTGCCGCAGAACACCAAGATGCTGTCGGTGTTCACCGAGGCGGGGTATGCGGTCAATCGGGCGTTCGAGGACGGCGTCGTCGCCTTGTCCTTCCCGATCGAGCCGACGTCGGCTTCTCGGCAGGTCGTCGTCGCCCGGGAGCAACGGGCGGAGGCGACGAGTCTGCGAGCGCTGCTCAGCCCTGCCTCGGTAGCCGTGGTCGGAGTCAGCGAGAAGCCCGACCGGCTGGGCCGTCGGGTGTGGCAGCAGGTCGCCGACGGCGGTTACACCGGTGAGCTCTTTGCCGTGAACTCCTCTGTGCACGAGGCAATTTCGGGGGTGACGATTTATCAACGCGTGACCGATCTGCCGCATCCGGTCGATCTGGTGGTGATCGCTGTGCCCGCGGCCGCGACCCTGGCGGTCATCGATGACTGCGCCAAGCTCGGGGTGCGCTCGGTGACGGTGCTCTCCGAGGGGTTCGCCGAAGCGGGCGCGGCCGGCGTGAAGTTGCAGCGAGAGCTGCTGCGGCGAGCTCGCAATGGTGGCATGCGGGTGCTCGGCCCCAACTCGTTCGGGCTGATCAACGCTGAGACACCGATCCGGTTGAATGCCTCACTCGCGGACCGGTTGCCGGACCCCGGCGGGCTCGGGCTGTTCTCCCAATCCGGTGCACTGGGCGTCGCCGTCCTCGATTTCGCGCAGTTGCGCGGCCTGAGCATCAGCCAGTTCGTCAACGCCGGCAACCGGGTCGACGTCTCCGGTAACGACGTCATGCAGTACTGGATCGAGCACGACGAGACCACCCTGGTCGGTCTGTATCTGGAATCGGTCGGCAACCCGCGCAAGTTCTCCCGCATTGCGCGGCGGCTGTCCGAGCGCAAGCCGGTGATCGTGATCAAGCCGGGCACCTCGGCGTACGGCGTGCCCGCAGGTCACCGGGTCCGTGGCACTCAGGCCGACCCGAAGGCGTTCCAGGCGATGCTGGACCAGGCAGGCGTCATCCGGGTCGATGACCTGCACCGGATGTTCGATGTGGCCCAGCTGCTGCTGCACCAACCGGCGCCGCGAGGGCAACGGGTGGCGATCGTCGGGAACTCCGATGCCCTGGGTGCGATCGCCGCCGACACCGCAGTCAGCCACGGCCTGGAAGTCACGCGCGGACCGGTGAACCTGCCGGCGGAGGCGGCCCTGGAGGACATGCGCGAGGCGCTGCGCGACGCCTTCGCCGATGTCTCGGTGGATGCGGTCGTCACCAACTTCATGCGTCAACAGCAGGGCGACGGTCAAGCCGTCGCTGCGATGCTCGCAGAAGTCAGTTCGATCAGCGAAAAACCCTGTGTGACAACGATTCTTGGTGTCCAGGGAGTTTCTGAGTCGTTGGCGGCCGGCACGCTGGAGGACGGCAGTCGCCGCGTGGTGCCTGCCTACCCGCTGCCCGAGGACGCGGTCCGTGCCCTGGCCTTAGCGGCACGACGCAGCGATTGGACTGCTGCCGACCGCGGTGAGTTGGTCCTGCCGGAGGGCATCGACACCGATGCTGCCCACGCCCTCATCGACCGCGTGCTGGAGGAGAGCCCGCAGGGTCGTGATCTCAGCACCGATGAGGTGCACGAGCTGTTGGCGGCTTACGGCATCACGGTGTGGCCGGCGCAACCGGTTGACTCCGCTGCCCAAGCGGAGGTTGCGGCCAAGGACATCGGCTACCCGGTCGTGGTCAAGTCGGTCTCGCCGCGGGTGCGCAGCCAGACGATCACTGCCGTGCGCGCTGACCTTCGGCACAAGGTCGCTGTGCGCGATGCGTGGAGCGCCCTGCACGAAGCCCTCTCACCGACCGGCGATGCCCAACTGGTGGTCCAGCACATGGCGACCCCCGGGGTGGCCTGCGTGGTCGAGTCCGGCGAGGATCCGCTCTTCGGACCCGTCCTGCGGTTCGCGATCAGCGGGGCACCCGAGGAGATGGGCGATGTGGGCTACCGCATCCCGCCGCTCACCGGTGGCGACGTGCGCGACCTGATCGACTCGGTGCGCGCGGCACCCCTACTGCACAACGTCGGCGGGGGCGGCGCCATTGACCGCGCTGCGCTGGAGGACCTGATCGCACGGGTGGCGGTGCTGGCCGACCAGTTGCCGCAGGTCGCTTCGCTGCGGCTCAGCCCGGTCAACACCCACCCCGGCGGCGTCGACGTCCTGGATGCGCACTGCGCGGTCGCGCCGCCGCAATCACGTCAAGACACCGGTCGACGCGCGCTGTCTGCCGGCTGA
- a CDS encoding alkaline phosphatase family protein, which produces MSAVPPVPGYDGNDLAGVLPRVVASLGVRHSPYAEMLPALEPARSAVVVLVDGLGLELLRARSGHAPYLRSLLASSPAQRGTAGFPSTTATSMGTFGTGLPPGRHGLVGYVVRDPARDVLFNELDWIDGPNSLTWQPNPTAFEIAGRDGVDVTMVGADYFDGSGLTRAALRGARVLSAYRLADRVDLALAALRGKGRQLIYLYWGDIDRIGHTSGCGSLQWVEELERVDAELSRLARALPAGVSLTVTADHGMVDVPFADRIDLAADADLVAGIHLTGGEPRALQLYTVPGAADDVAATWRERFADDAWVLTRDEAIAAGLFGATAAGVDERIGDVLVAMRSTACVYDSRTIKPVLLELVGQHGSLTDAELLVPVLHAPAS; this is translated from the coding sequence TTGAGCGCCGTTCCGCCCGTCCCCGGCTACGACGGCAACGACCTGGCCGGGGTCCTACCCCGCGTCGTCGCTTCGCTGGGGGTCCGCCACTCGCCGTACGCCGAGATGTTGCCTGCCCTGGAACCGGCACGTTCCGCCGTGGTCGTCCTGGTCGACGGTCTCGGGCTGGAGTTGTTGCGCGCTCGCAGCGGTCACGCGCCGTACCTGCGCAGTCTGCTCGCCAGCAGCCCAGCTCAACGAGGCACCGCCGGCTTCCCGTCCACGACCGCCACCAGCATGGGCACGTTCGGCACCGGGCTGCCGCCTGGTCGGCACGGACTGGTCGGCTATGTGGTGCGCGACCCCGCCCGCGATGTCCTCTTCAACGAGCTGGATTGGATCGACGGCCCGAATTCGCTGACGTGGCAACCGAATCCGACAGCCTTCGAAATTGCTGGGCGGGACGGAGTCGACGTCACGATGGTCGGCGCCGACTACTTCGACGGCTCCGGTCTGACCCGGGCCGCGCTGCGTGGAGCACGAGTCCTCAGTGCCTACCGCCTGGCCGATCGGGTGGACCTTGCCCTGGCAGCGTTGCGGGGCAAGGGACGGCAGCTGATCTACCTCTACTGGGGTGACATCGACCGGATCGGGCACACCAGCGGGTGCGGGTCGCTGCAGTGGGTCGAGGAACTCGAGCGGGTCGATGCCGAGTTGTCCCGCCTCGCGCGCGCGTTGCCCGCGGGGGTCTCGTTGACCGTCACCGCCGACCACGGCATGGTCGATGTGCCCTTTGCGGATCGCATCGACCTGGCCGCCGACGCGGACCTGGTTGCGGGCATTCACCTCACCGGTGGCGAACCCCGTGCCCTGCAGCTCTACACGGTGCCCGGGGCCGCCGACGACGTCGCGGCGACCTGGCGGGAGCGGTTCGCCGACGATGCGTGGGTGCTGACCCGCGACGAGGCGATTGCTGCGGGTCTCTTCGGGGCCACCGCGGCGGGAGTCGATGAGCGGATCGGCGACGTCCTGGTGGCGATGCGCTCGACCGCGTGCGTCTACGACTCGCGCACCATCAAGCCGGTGCTGCTGGAGTTGGTCGGCCAGCACGGCTCGTTGACCGATGCCGAACTTCTCGTGCCGGTGCTGCACGCGCCGGCCAGCTGA
- a CDS encoding sialidase family protein: MPEPVVDQPVVDPAVEAPTSTRIPWHGISVGLGVAFGLMVLAFAVYAVTLHPLGGEVRRGDAVNPGQVVYGTDVTSAPVEAPRPQPPQPVPPGLRTWSLANAGSGSLFALGAADCSDDVCPVLLRSSDDGTSWNAVQTFADADTSSARGDFVPSVQPDRSITQTRFLDPQRGYVFGGDLWLTRDRGQTFTRMPHVGQTILDVAVDAARGRVAVLSSDGCVQGTCTGPIYLSLIKPSDNAVSGVTASLVPTIAVSAGSLVLSEGQVFVQLGGSPTGPFDAYSIKGSSFAPMKGPTACRGTGIGALTGVTGSKGMYAVCAPTAVGDRTSYTVIHSTDGGASWSVASVGALVLPAIGQVSLAAPDPLVLVAASGGPRGDVGFVPKGYAALVRSDNGGRGFAAPKTPPTSATGFDDVISAGNSTLYAIPRTASGYWTSDDDGTTWRYVDPAVEER; the protein is encoded by the coding sequence GTGCCGGAGCCCGTCGTCGATCAGCCGGTCGTCGATCCTGCCGTCGAGGCACCCACCTCGACCCGCATTCCGTGGCACGGCATATCTGTGGGCCTGGGCGTCGCGTTCGGACTGATGGTCCTGGCGTTCGCCGTGTACGCAGTCACCCTGCATCCGCTGGGTGGTGAGGTCCGACGCGGCGACGCCGTGAACCCCGGCCAGGTCGTCTACGGGACCGACGTGACCAGCGCCCCGGTCGAGGCGCCTCGCCCACAACCGCCACAACCCGTGCCGCCGGGTCTGCGCACGTGGTCGTTGGCCAATGCCGGTTCGGGGTCATTGTTCGCGTTGGGCGCTGCCGACTGCTCCGACGACGTCTGCCCGGTGCTGTTGCGTTCCTCGGACGACGGGACCTCCTGGAACGCGGTGCAGACCTTCGCAGATGCCGATACCTCTAGTGCCCGAGGCGATTTCGTGCCTTCCGTGCAGCCCGACCGGTCGATCACCCAGACCCGGTTCCTGGATCCGCAACGCGGCTATGTCTTCGGTGGCGACCTGTGGCTGACCCGCGACCGCGGGCAGACCTTCACCCGGATGCCACACGTGGGTCAGACGATCCTGGACGTCGCGGTGGACGCAGCCAGGGGCAGGGTGGCCGTGCTGTCGTCCGACGGTTGCGTCCAGGGCACCTGCACCGGACCGATCTACCTGAGTCTGATCAAACCGTCCGACAACGCGGTCTCCGGCGTGACCGCGAGCCTGGTGCCGACCATCGCGGTGAGCGCGGGTTCGTTGGTGCTGTCCGAGGGTCAGGTGTTCGTCCAACTCGGCGGCAGCCCGACCGGGCCCTTCGACGCCTATTCGATCAAGGGCAGTTCCTTTGCGCCGATGAAGGGTCCGACCGCGTGCCGGGGGACCGGGATCGGCGCCTTGACCGGTGTCACCGGCAGCAAGGGGATGTACGCCGTGTGCGCGCCGACGGCGGTCGGTGACCGCACGTCGTACACCGTGATCCACTCCACCGACGGTGGTGCGTCGTGGTCGGTGGCTTCGGTCGGTGCGCTGGTGCTGCCCGCCATCGGCCAGGTCAGCCTCGCCGCGCCCGATCCGTTGGTGTTGGTCGCCGCGAGCGGCGGTCCGCGCGGTGACGTGGGTTTCGTGCCCAAGGGCTACGCGGCTCTCGTGCGTTCGGACAACGGTGGGCGGGGGTTCGCCGCACCCAAGACGCCGCCCACGTCCGCGACCGGCTTCGATGATGTGATCAGCGCCGGCAACTCGACGCTCTACGCCATCCCGCGTACTGCCTCGGGATACTGGACCAGTGACGATGACGGGACCACCTGGCGCTATGTCGACCCGGCGGTGGAGGAACGATGA
- a CDS encoding MFS transporter: MTDERGPDPQSDQTPFRYADGSPMRPDEAPTWPPLHVQRRAVTAALPQVEATRPAPTTASEETPDDDPVTQPTVRKGRRVVRATKAAPGRLLHATRRATEAQGAGESGLSRLIEVHALSSAGDAALAVGLAGTVFFAVPNGQARSQVLLFLLLTMLPFAIIAPLVGPLLDRFRRGRRWAIGATLAGRAFLCWVTAQTIEDHSNWLFPCALGVLVLSKAYLVTRSAAAPRLLPAQLTLVKANGRLSLAGVVGAGVGGVLAGVAAKVGPAWSLRVAFLLFVIGTVLAILLPARVDSSEGEEPTDLVDLARGQGMSALGIGPDVVTALRANAGLRWLSGFLTIFLAFLVRAHPFPGWEDRQTLLFALVLGAAGVGNALGTVMGALLKIASPRMIVLGTLLADAVVILVAAARFSIVTAVLVGLVAGIGQQLGKLALDSLIQDTVPEKRRTSVFGRSEALLQLSWVLGGLVAVLVPLNARIGTVVAAVLVVGWTAAVITWHTGHRLPVPRRARRRAGGEQPVSPGRDDRT, translated from the coding sequence GTGACCGATGAGCGCGGGCCGGACCCGCAGAGCGATCAGACGCCCTTCCGGTACGCCGATGGGTCGCCGATGCGCCCCGACGAGGCACCGACGTGGCCGCCGCTGCACGTACAGCGGCGAGCGGTCACCGCTGCATTGCCCCAGGTGGAGGCGACCCGACCGGCACCCACCACTGCCAGCGAGGAAACCCCGGACGACGACCCGGTGACGCAACCGACCGTTCGCAAAGGGCGGCGCGTCGTACGGGCCACGAAGGCGGCACCCGGCCGCCTCCTGCACGCCACCCGGCGGGCCACGGAGGCGCAGGGCGCGGGGGAAAGCGGTCTGTCCCGACTGATCGAGGTGCACGCGCTCAGTTCGGCCGGCGATGCTGCCTTGGCGGTCGGCCTGGCCGGAACCGTGTTCTTCGCGGTGCCCAACGGGCAGGCCCGCAGCCAGGTGCTGCTCTTCCTGCTGCTGACCATGCTGCCGTTCGCGATCATCGCGCCCCTGGTCGGACCGCTGCTTGACCGGTTCCGACGCGGTCGGCGCTGGGCGATCGGCGCGACGTTGGCCGGGCGGGCGTTCTTGTGCTGGGTCACCGCGCAGACCATCGAGGACCACTCGAACTGGCTGTTTCCTTGTGCGCTAGGCGTTCTCGTACTCTCCAAGGCGTACCTGGTGACCCGGTCCGCCGCGGCTCCCCGGTTGTTGCCCGCGCAACTGACCCTGGTCAAAGCCAACGGCCGGCTGTCACTGGCCGGTGTCGTCGGTGCAGGTGTCGGCGGTGTGCTGGCCGGGGTCGCCGCCAAGGTCGGCCCCGCGTGGTCGCTGCGCGTGGCGTTCCTGCTCTTCGTCATCGGCACGGTGCTGGCCATCCTGCTCCCGGCCCGGGTCGATTCCAGCGAAGGTGAGGAACCCACCGATCTGGTCGATCTGGCGCGGGGTCAGGGCATGTCGGCACTGGGGATCGGGCCGGACGTGGTCACGGCCCTGCGGGCGAACGCCGGGTTGCGCTGGTTGTCCGGCTTCCTGACGATCTTCCTGGCGTTCCTGGTGCGCGCCCATCCGTTCCCCGGCTGGGAGGACCGTCAGACCCTGCTGTTCGCGTTGGTGCTGGGTGCGGCCGGTGTGGGCAACGCGCTCGGCACCGTCATGGGGGCGCTGCTGAAGATCGCCAGCCCGCGGATGATCGTCCTGGGCACCCTGCTCGCGGATGCCGTCGTGATCCTGGTCGCAGCGGCCCGATTCAGCATCGTGACGGCCGTGCTGGTCGGTCTGGTCGCCGGCATCGGGCAGCAACTGGGCAAGCTCGCCCTGGATTCGCTGATCCAGGACACCGTTCCGGAGAAGCGCCGCACCAGTGTCTTCGGTCGTTCAGAGGCGCTGCTGCAGCTGTCCTGGGTGTTGGGCGGCCTGGTCGCCGTACTCGTGCCGCTCAACGCCCGGATCGGCACGGTCGTCGCGGCGGTGCTGGTGGTCGGCTGGACCGCCGCCGTGATCACCTGGCACACCGGCCACCGACTGCCGGTGCCTCGGCGGGCGCGTCGGCGGGCTGGCGGGGAGCAGCCGGTCAGTCCCGGGCGCGACGACCGAACATGA
- a CDS encoding thymidine kinase: protein MADLVFFAGTMDCGKSTLALQMDHNRRARGHRGVLFCKFDRAGEQMVSSRLGLRRPAVEVGDDMDFWAYLVDLAVGGTVVQYLICDEAQFYTSAQIEQLARIVDEMDIDVYAFGITADFRTELFPGSKRLVELADRVQVLQVEALCWCGRRATHNARLVDGQMVTEGEQVIVGDVDDAAARASVPDAAPAATDSGNVEYEVLCRRHHMRRMTSARARQAAPQVLPFDEARP, encoded by the coding sequence ATGGCCGATCTGGTGTTCTTCGCCGGGACGATGGACTGCGGCAAGTCCACGCTGGCGCTGCAGATGGACCACAACCGACGCGCTCGCGGCCACCGGGGTGTGCTCTTCTGCAAGTTCGACCGCGCGGGCGAGCAGATGGTGTCCTCGCGATTGGGTCTGCGGCGACCAGCGGTCGAAGTCGGCGACGACATGGACTTCTGGGCCTACCTGGTCGATCTGGCCGTCGGGGGCACGGTCGTGCAGTACCTCATCTGTGACGAGGCCCAGTTCTACACCTCCGCCCAGATCGAGCAGCTGGCACGGATCGTCGATGAGATGGACATCGACGTCTACGCGTTCGGGATCACCGCCGACTTCCGCACCGAGTTATTTCCCGGCTCCAAGCGACTCGTCGAACTGGCCGACCGGGTCCAGGTGTTGCAGGTCGAAGCACTGTGCTGGTGCGGTCGGCGGGCCACCCACAACGCGCGACTGGTGGACGGTCAGATGGTGACCGAGGGCGAACAGGTGATCGTGGGCGATGTCGACGACGCCGCCGCCCGCGCGTCGGTCCCCGATGCAGCCCCGGCCGCGACCGACAGTGGGAACGTGGAATACGAGGTGCTGTGCCGGCGGCACCACATGCGCCGGATGACCTCCGCGCGGGCCCGCCAGGCCGCGCCGCAGGTGCTGCCGTTCGACGAAGCGCGTCCGTGA
- a CDS encoding DUF5998 family protein: MATMSVTRQVTSASLPKALVDDISNAGYYPALVCDVVAAALGGDQVVSHLVHCETTFDASTVRRHITVLILTPTRLVLAHTDDHGPTETEGAGSFATATTETVPLSAVRGVMLAHVIADPENYDPGSLGRELTVTIGWGTVSRIDLMPASCADPDCEADHGYDGTITGDDVALRISADADGDAVLQQAVRFAAALSAALAG; the protein is encoded by the coding sequence ATGGCCACCATGTCGGTCACACGTCAGGTCACCTCTGCATCTCTGCCCAAGGCACTGGTCGACGACATCAGCAACGCCGGGTACTACCCGGCGTTGGTCTGCGATGTCGTGGCCGCCGCGCTCGGCGGGGACCAGGTGGTGTCCCACCTGGTGCACTGCGAGACGACTTTTGATGCCTCGACGGTCCGACGGCACATCACCGTGCTGATCCTGACGCCCACCCGGCTGGTGCTCGCGCACACCGACGACCACGGCCCGACCGAGACCGAGGGAGCCGGTTCGTTCGCGACCGCCACTACCGAGACGGTCCCGCTGAGCGCCGTGCGCGGGGTGATGCTGGCCCACGTCATCGCCGACCCGGAGAACTACGATCCGGGTTCGCTGGGCCGCGAACTCACCGTCACGATCGGCTGGGGCACGGTCTCCCGGATCGACCTGATGCCCGCCAGTTGCGCTGATCCCGACTGCGAGGCCGATCACGGGTATGACGGCACCATCACCGGTGACGACGTAGCGCTGCGGATCAGCGCCGACGCCGATGGCGACGCCGTCCTGCAGCAAGCAGTCCGCTTCGCCGCGGCCCTGTCGGCCGCCCTCGCCGGTTGA
- a CDS encoding nitroreductase family protein: protein MELKDAIRKRRMIRKYDPDRQVPPEVLSEIARLSLRAPSAGFSQGWDFLALQGSERDPFWAAMASENWPGSWLAGVRSAPTLIVCLSDKSTYLKRYQEKDKPFQDGEEKHWPVFYWDVDTGMAAMLMLLLAVDADLGALFFGVQVEDLPAVRSALGIPQDRNIVGVVALGYSAEEKSTGSPRKRARRGVDEVFHSGRFGSPFSPQKP, encoded by the coding sequence ATGGAACTGAAGGACGCGATCCGCAAACGGCGGATGATCCGAAAGTACGATCCCGACCGCCAGGTGCCACCGGAGGTGCTTTCTGAGATCGCCAGACTGTCGCTGCGAGCACCGAGTGCGGGATTCAGCCAGGGCTGGGACTTCCTGGCCCTGCAGGGCAGCGAGCGGGATCCGTTCTGGGCGGCGATGGCCAGTGAGAACTGGCCCGGGTCCTGGCTGGCCGGCGTCCGCAGCGCACCCACGTTGATCGTCTGCCTCTCGGACAAGTCGACCTACCTGAAGCGTTACCAGGAGAAGGACAAACCGTTCCAGGACGGCGAGGAGAAGCACTGGCCGGTCTTCTACTGGGATGTCGACACCGGGATGGCGGCCATGCTGATGCTGCTGCTGGCGGTCGACGCCGACCTGGGCGCGCTGTTCTTCGGCGTACAGGTGGAGGATCTGCCCGCCGTACGTTCGGCACTCGGCATTCCGCAGGATCGCAACATCGTCGGCGTGGTGGCCCTGGGCTACTCGGCGGAGGAGAAGTCGACCGGCAGTCCGCGCAAGCGGGCGCGGCGTGGGGTGGATGAGGTGTTCCACTCCGGACGGTTCGGCTCGCCGTTCAGCCCGCAGAAACCCTGA